TTTGCAAATTTTTGTTCAGCATAGGAAGAACTTTCCCAGTCCCAACAGGCTAAATCACCACCATTATATATTTTTAATCCTTCAACTGTTTCAATCATAAACGCTACACCTAAATCATTCGACATAAGTGTTTCTATTTTTAAGCTTTCAAAAAAATACTTTTCATCCGGCTCAACAACAATCGTATTATCAAAACAAATATTTTGATACATCTCTCCGATATCATCCGCCAGAACAGCCATCACAGATTTAGCACAATCACACACATCCATATAATCCGGAGCAAAATGATCCAAATGGCTGTGAGAAAAAAAAACAATAACATCGCGTCCGCGAATAGCATCTTCTAATGCAGACAGAGTCCTACGCATCCGGAACCTCTGTGCCGGAATATCAAAAACTATACTCAAGGCCCCAATATCAAGAACAAAACAATTATGAAAAATATAGGTAATTTTAAATTTTATCATTACGTAAACTATTTCTTACACTCGTCAGATTTTTTTTGGAAATACTGATTAAGAGCCTCTCTGCTGATGGGAAGATAAATATGCGACCATGACTTCAAATGCCCTGCTAAAAATTCAGCTTCAGCACCAGACCCGCAAAATAAATCAACTCTAGTTCCTTTAATAGCCCCACCTCTGTCTTGCGCCATAACCATTTTCGTAAACGTTTTCTTACTCTCCACACCTTCTTGTGGAAGCTTTGTTGTTAGTAGCGCCATAGATCCAAGAGGCAGAACTTTGCTGTCCACAGCCACACTTGCCATAGAAGTAAGAGGAGCATTCATAGCTCCATATGGACCGGAATCATCCAATCTGAAAAAGACATAACTTGGATTAGTAGTGAGCAACTCTTCAACAAGATCAGGGTTATCCTTCAGAAATTTGCGTATGCCCTGCATACTCATTCCTTCTTTAGGCATAAGACCTCTTTTAATTAGAATTTTACCTAATGACACATACTTTTGTCCATTTTTTCCAGCATAAAGAATATGCTTCACACTGCCGTCTGCCAGCAATAGTCTTCCAGAACCTTGAATTTGCAGGACAAACACATCAACAAGGCTCTTAGCCCAAGCGACTTCGAATCCTTTATTCTTTAATGTACCTTCAAAATCAATGGCCTTACGGTCATCGTATGGCACAACAGCCCCATCTTCAATTTTATAAATTAACTGTTCCCCTTTCCAGCGATAATGGAATTTACCAAGATCCAAAGCTTTAAGATCAGTAGGAACACTGTATAATGGATATGGATAAGCTGGGTCCGGAGTTAGTGAAGCTTCAAGATATGGCTCATAGTAGCCGGTCAATAAAGTACGAGGCGATAAAGCAAACCAGACAAATTTATCTTTTAAAAGGTCTGGATAAACATCAAGCTCAGGTAATATTTCTAACAACTCTTCATTAGTACGAGCAAGCATCCCCCAAGTAATTTCCATGTTGCCATATTTTACAGCAACTTCATCACCCTGTTTTTTAGAAAGATACTTAATATTTTCTTTAATTCCAGCCTCAAGATCCACCCATGACTGTTTTTCGCCATTTGGTGAATTTAAACGGCTGAGGATTGAATTTAAGTGAGTTTCATCAACTTGAAAAAGACCTTTAACGGCATCAGGATGAATATCTTTTGATACACACCCTGCAAACAGAAAAAAAAACAATATAGAGACAATAGCCAATTTTGAAGTACTATAAGACAAATAAACCCGCATTTTAAATTTGCTCCCGACATGATTCGTTATTTAAAGAAGATTAGAAAAATAAAAGTGACCTAATGGGAGAATCTACTAAAACTATAAACAAAAAGTTAAAGCATTCATTAAAATTTTTTAAATAATTAAATCTGAATTCTTAAAAATGAAAGACATTACCTCTGGCAATGAAATTTCACCCTTTAATTAAAATGGTGAACCTTTTTTACATTACAACCTTCTAATAAATAAGCTAAAATTAACAAAAAAACTCGTTCATTATTTTTTATTCTTTAAGATATCTTGAAATTCAAGTCCGTAAATATCCAGCATAACCATCAAAAAAGTTAATATCATAGGGCCGTAAAGTATACCTAAAGCGCCGAAAGCGTTGATCCCGCCAAGAATTGAAAGAAAAACATAAATTGTTGAAACACTGGAAGAATCCCTTACAATAATCGGGCGTAAAATAGTATCGATTCCAGTAACTAATATTCCGC
This genomic interval from Desulfovibrio sp. UCD-KL4C contains the following:
- a CDS encoding MltA domain-containing protein — protein: MRVYLSYSTSKLAIVSILFFFLFAGCVSKDIHPDAVKGLFQVDETHLNSILSRLNSPNGEKQSWVDLEAGIKENIKYLSKKQGDEVAVKYGNMEITWGMLARTNEELLEILPELDVYPDLLKDKFVWFALSPRTLLTGYYEPYLEASLTPDPAYPYPLYSVPTDLKALDLGKFHYRWKGEQLIYKIEDGAVVPYDDRKAIDFEGTLKNKGFEVAWAKSLVDVFVLQIQGSGRLLLADGSVKHILYAGKNGQKYVSLGKILIKRGLMPKEGMSMQGIRKFLKDNPDLVEELLTTNPSYVFFRLDDSGPYGAMNAPLTSMASVAVDSKVLPLGSMALLTTKLPQEGVESKKTFTKMVMAQDRGGAIKGTRVDLFCGSGAEAEFLAGHLKSWSHIYLPISREALNQYFQKKSDECKK